The genome window ATCTCCTCGCAAGCAGCTCCGGCCTCAAAAGTCCTGTAAGCCACCATGTTAAGTTTGGTGTCTAGGATAAGCGTCAACCGCAGACGCCTCTATCCAGTCTCTGTGGCCCTTTGCTGCTGTACAATCTAAGCATCATCAGGCTTGTCTGCAGGGGGGCCACATGGCTGCAGCATCTTCTCCATTAAATTGAAACGCACGCGAGCCTTGCTCTCGTTTTCAGCGACGGAGAAATAGTTTAGCAGATCAAAGTGGCCCATGTATGAACAATAGGAGTCACGGTGCTGGTTGACCAGCCATTCCC of Hypomesus transpacificus isolate Combined female chromosome 11, fHypTra1, whole genome shotgun sequence contains these proteins:
- the sf3b5 gene encoding splicing factor 3B subunit 5, giving the protein MTDRYNIHSQLEHLQSKYIGTGHADTSRWEWLVNQHRDSYCSYMGHFDLLNYFSVAENESKARVRFNLMEKMLQPCGPPADKPDDA